The nucleotide window AGAAGGATGTGAAACCGATGCAGAGTAATATTCTGGAAAGTAACTATATAAAAAACCTGCCATTGGTGAACTATTTCCTCAGAAAGCAATTCGGGCCGGTTATTCCGGAAGATGTGCAGTGCGCCGGCAGGATCGGGCTGTTTTTTGGGATATCCAAGTACGATGAAAACAAAGGTATGCTTACCCCGTTTCTCAAGGAATATATCACAGGATTTGCTCTCCGGGAATTTCAGCGACAGCGGTTTTTTAAGATCCCAGAGGCAGACCGGGGAAAACGAAAGGTTGTAGTTGAAGCAATTCGGATCCTTGAACAGCGGTTTCAGAGATCCCCTACCCAGGAGGAGATTACAGAGCATACCGGCATATCAGACGGTGAGGTAATGAATGCCCTGGAGGAAATAGAACCGGTCTCACTCGACAGTCCGGCCGGTGAAGATGGTGCAATGATAAACACTATTGCTTACCCGGAAGAGAGCCCGCGACTTAAAGAATCAGTTTCAGAGGCAATAAACAAACTGAAGCCGAACGAGAAAGCAATAATCTGTTTGTATTTCTGGGGCGGCTTCTCATTGACAGAGATTTCAGAGAAAATGAACGTTACTCCTCAGAGAATTCAACGAATCAAAGAGGATGCCTTGAAGAAATTAAAGAAAGAGATTAAGCTTTAAATGGAGGTATGCTGTGAATTATTGCCAGAGTAGTTATTTAGGTGATTTTGTGACCAGGTCAGTAACTGTTTCGGCTGGTATTTCGACATTTTCTGAGGCAGTTATCAG belongs to Fibrobacter sp. and includes:
- a CDS encoding sigma-70 family RNA polymerase sigma factor; its protein translation is MQSNILESNYIKNLPLVNYFLRKQFGPVIPEDVQCAGRIGLFFGISKYDENKGMLTPFLKEYITGFALREFQRQRFFKIPEADRGKRKVVVEAIRILEQRFQRSPTQEEITEHTGISDGEVMNALEEIEPVSLDSPAGEDGAMINTIAYPEESPRLKESVSEAINKLKPNEKAIICLYFWGGFSLTEISEKMNVTPQRIQRIKEDALKKLKKEIKL